The following are from one region of the Polaribacter marinaquae genome:
- the rimM gene encoding ribosome maturation factor RimM (Essential for efficient processing of 16S rRNA) yields the protein MRKEDCFYLGRIVTKYSFKGEVVIKLDTDEPELYKNMESVYVEFGTNLVPFFIDKSSLHKGNQLRVQFEDVYSEEEADSILKCGVYLPTTMLPKLTGDKFYYHEVIGFKVVDANFGEVGTIVHINDKAAQPLFEIDRDGNEVFIPMVDDFIKKVDRENKTIEVETPNGLIELYL from the coding sequence ATGCGTAAAGAAGATTGTTTTTATTTGGGCAGAATCGTAACAAAATATAGTTTTAAGGGTGAAGTTGTTATCAAGTTAGATACAGACGAACCCGAGTTGTACAAAAATATGGAATCAGTTTATGTCGAATTTGGCACAAACCTGGTTCCATTTTTTATTGATAAAAGCTCGCTACATAAAGGTAATCAACTACGTGTGCAGTTTGAAGATGTTTACTCTGAAGAAGAGGCAGATTCAATTTTAAAATGTGGTGTTTATTTACCCACAACAATGTTACCAAAACTAACCGGAGATAAGTTTTATTACCACGAAGTAATAGGTTTTAAAGTGGTTGATGCTAATTTTGGCGAAGTCGGTACAATTGTTCATATAAATGACAAAGCTGCTCAACCATTATTTGAAATCGATAGAGATGGTAACGAGGTGTTTATACCAATGGTAGACGATTTTATTAAAAAAGTTGATAGAGAAAATAAAACTATAGAAGTAGAAACTCCTAACGGACTTATAGAGCTTTATCTATAA
- a CDS encoding endonuclease/exonuclease/phosphatase family protein has product MKYSIYIVVTLLMIIGCSQSKNLIDTDNSFAKENYLANKTGAVLPVDYKFVNKKSFKVLTWNVEHFVDAFDNPYINSKRENNPDSLMSNKVAYLADALTKINADVVVLQEFESASFLKNIAATKLQNMGYKHFADIPSHGWYMNVVVMSKVPLGVIYGYGNVTTPVLNYKDENGLAQTQNNLNTRMWSIEVYPSKNYNFLLTGVHLKAGRGERNIAMRKGQINFLKQQFKRFLKEDKNKNIMVLGDFNSVQNSEEINMFLNEKVKKERFIDPLPKNIMTHNSKDPKRRLDYILINTNMFKEYIQKSASVPQLYNAHKMSIISDHLPVVAKFNIN; this is encoded by the coding sequence ATGAAATATAGCATATATATAGTTGTAACCTTATTAATGATTATTGGTTGTTCTCAATCTAAAAATCTTATCGATACAGATAATTCTTTTGCTAAAGAAAATTATCTAGCAAATAAAACCGGAGCCGTTTTACCTGTTGATTATAAGTTTGTAAATAAAAAAAGTTTTAAAGTTTTAACATGGAATGTAGAGCATTTTGTGGATGCTTTCGATAACCCTTACATAAATTCTAAAAGAGAGAATAACCCAGACTCTTTAATGAGTAATAAAGTAGCTTATCTAGCGGATGCTTTAACTAAGATAAATGCAGATGTTGTTGTGCTTCAAGAGTTTGAAAGTGCTAGCTTTTTAAAAAATATTGCAGCAACTAAATTGCAAAATATGGGATATAAACACTTTGCAGATATACCAAGTCATGGTTGGTATATGAATGTAGTTGTAATGAGCAAAGTGCCTTTGGGTGTAATATATGGTTATGGTAATGTAACAACGCCTGTTTTAAATTATAAAGATGAAAACGGATTAGCGCAAACTCAAAATAATTTAAATACCAGAATGTGGTCTATAGAAGTGTATCCAAGTAAAAATTATAATTTTCTTCTTACGGGAGTTCATTTAAAAGCTGGTAGAGGAGAGAGAAATATAGCAATGAGAAAAGGACAGATTAACTTTTTAAAACAGCAGTTTAAACGTTTTTTAAAAGAGGATAAAAATAAAAACATTATGGTTCTTGGAGATTTTAATAGTGTACAAAACAGTGAAGAAATAAATATGTTTTTAAATGAAAAAGTGAAGAAAGAAAGATTTATCGATCCTTTGCCAAAAAACATCATGACGCACAATTCTAAAGATCCTAAACGTAGATTAGATTATATCTTGATAAACACAAATATGTTTAAAGAATATATTCAAAAATCTGCAAGTGTACCTCAATTATACAATGCACATAAAATGAGTATTATTAGTGATCATTTACCTGTTGTAGCAAAATTTAACATTAATTAG
- a CDS encoding DUF423 domain-containing protein, producing MFKNLIITSVLGALAIVLGAFGAHALKESLSATELLSFETAVRYQMYHVIVLLFVNTYNGFTISQKNKISLFFFLGILFFSGSIYAINLTSITAKSIWFVTPLGGLFFIIGWILMITLFVKKISNK from the coding sequence ATGTTTAAAAATTTAATTATTACTAGTGTGCTTGGTGCTTTGGCTATTGTTTTAGGTGCTTTCGGCGCGCATGCATTAAAAGAAAGTTTATCTGCAACAGAGTTGCTTAGTTTCGAAACAGCGGTTAGATATCAAATGTATCATGTAATAGTTTTACTTTTTGTAAATACTTATAACGGATTTACAATTTCTCAAAAAAATAAGATAAGTTTATTTTTCTTTTTAGGAATTTTATTCTTTTCAGGTTCTATTTATGCAATAAATTTAACTTCAATTACGGCAAAATCTATTTGGTTTGTAACACCATTGGGTGGTTTGTTTTTTATAATTGGTTGGATTTTAATGATTACACTATTCGTAAAAAAAATATCAAATAAATAA
- a CDS encoding 30S ribosomal protein S16, producing MSVKIRLQRHGKKGKPFYWIVAADARAKRDGKYLEKIGTYNPNVNPAEINLNVDKAVQWLQNGAQPTQTAKNILSYKGAMLKNHLAGGVRKGALTQEQADAKFAAWLEAKSTKIADKEAGLSKAQSDAKAAALAAEKAVNEARIEAAKPVVEEVAEEVATEEAAPETIDEAAEKAAE from the coding sequence ATGTCTGTAAAAATCAGATTACAAAGACACGGTAAAAAAGGGAAACCATTCTATTGGATCGTTGCCGCTGATGCTCGTGCAAAAAGAGATGGTAAATACTTAGAAAAAATTGGTACTTACAATCCTAACGTAAACCCTGCAGAAATCAACTTAAACGTAGATAAAGCTGTACAATGGTTACAAAATGGTGCACAACCAACACAAACTGCAAAAAACATTTTATCTTACAAAGGTGCAATGTTAAAAAATCATTTAGCTGGTGGTGTTAGAAAAGGTGCTTTAACTCAAGAGCAAGCAGATGCAAAATTTGCAGCTTGGTTAGAGGCAAAGTCTACAAAAATAGCTGATAAAGAAGCAGGTTTATCTAAAGCTCAATCTGATGCAAAAGCAGCAGCTTTAGCAGCAGAAAAAGCAGTTAACGAAGCAAGAATTGAAGCAGCTAAACCAGTTGTAGAAGAGGTTGCTGAAGAAGTAGCTACAGAAGAAGCAGCTCCAGAAACTATTGATGAAGCAGCAGAAAAAGCAGCAGAATAA
- a CDS encoding DUF6327 family protein, with translation MKNYTSFEEIDRDLKQLALERDIALEELKVVKNDFEESLKPLNILSSSLKFLSKYSALVFIKKIFK, from the coding sequence ATGAAAAACTATACTAGTTTCGAAGAAATTGATAGAGACTTAAAGCAATTAGCTTTAGAAAGAGACATCGCATTAGAAGAACTAAAAGTTGTGAAAAATGATTTTGAAGAAAGCTTAAAGCCATTAAATATTTTAAGTAGTTCTCTAAAGTTTTTAAGTAAATACAGTGCTTTAGTGTTTATAAAAAAGATTTTTAAATAA
- a CDS encoding hemerythrin domain-containing protein — protein MNIYEEIRIDHDKQRELLDKLVDTSGDTSLRDQLFKELKEELEVHANAEERHFYKPLITNDMMQEKARHGIAEHHEIDELIEKLEETDYDSSAWLKTAKDLKEKVEHHLEDEEHQFFQLSGKVFSEKEKTTLATSYRKYMKENIAV, from the coding sequence ATGAACATTTACGAGGAAATAAGAATAGACCACGACAAGCAAAGAGAACTTTTAGACAAATTAGTTGATACTTCTGGAGACACAAGCTTAAGAGATCAATTATTTAAAGAATTAAAAGAAGAGTTAGAAGTGCATGCAAACGCAGAAGAACGTCATTTTTACAAGCCTTTAATTACTAATGATATGATGCAGGAAAAAGCAAGACACGGTATTGCAGAACATCATGAAATAGATGAGTTGATAGAAAAATTAGAAGAAACCGACTACGATTCTTCTGCATGGTTAAAAACAGCAAAAGATTTAAAAGAAAAAGTAGAGCATCATCTAGAAGATGAAGAACATCAGTTTTTTCAATTATCAGGTAAAGTTTTTTCAGAAAAAGAAAAAACTACTTTGGCAACTAGCTATAGAAAGTACATGAAAGAGAACATAGCTGTATAA
- a CDS encoding saccharopine dehydrogenase family protein yields MKNILIIGAGKSSSSLIKYLLDKSEQENIYITIGDVSVDNAKKLIGKQKNAKAIQLDVFDQENRLKCIENANIVISMLPARFHIEVAKDCIKLKKHLVTASYISEEMKALDSKAKENGLVFMNEIGVDPGIDHMSAMQVLDKLREKNAKLLLFESFTGGLVAPESDTNLWNYKFTWNPRNVVLAGQGGAAMFIQEGTYKYIPYHKLFRRTEFLKINGSGNFEAYANRDSLKYRNVYGLENIPTMYRGTIRKVGFSRAWNIFVQLGMTDDTYIIENSDKMSYRDFVNLFLAYSPSDSVELKLRSYLKIDQDDIMWQKLVELDLFNPKKIIGLKNATPAQMLQKILEDSWTLQEDDKDMIVMQHLFGYELNGEKKQIESSLVVIGENQKYTAMAKTVGLPVAIAALKILKGEIKTPGVQLPISKEVYEPILKELENYGIKFKEKEVPYLGYNPNNVIG; encoded by the coding sequence ATGAAAAACATTCTAATTATTGGCGCAGGTAAATCTAGTTCTTCTCTTATAAAATATCTTTTAGACAAATCTGAACAAGAAAATATCTACATTACAATAGGTGATGTATCTGTTGATAATGCAAAAAAATTAATTGGAAAACAAAAGAATGCAAAAGCTATTCAATTGGATGTTTTTGATCAAGAAAATCGCTTAAAGTGTATTGAAAATGCAAATATTGTAATTTCTATGTTACCTGCAAGATTTCATATTGAAGTAGCAAAAGATTGTATCAAATTAAAAAAACATTTGGTAACCGCTTCTTATATATCCGAAGAAATGAAAGCCTTAGATTCTAAAGCAAAAGAAAATGGTTTGGTATTTATGAATGAAATTGGTGTAGACCCAGGAATTGATCACATGAGTGCAATGCAAGTTCTTGATAAATTAAGAGAAAAAAATGCCAAATTACTTTTATTTGAATCTTTTACAGGCGGATTAGTAGCACCAGAAAGCGACACTAACTTATGGAATTACAAATTTACTTGGAATCCGAGAAATGTAGTTTTAGCAGGACAAGGCGGTGCCGCAATGTTTATACAAGAAGGAACTTACAAATACATACCTTATCATAAATTATTTAGACGTACAGAGTTTTTAAAAATTAATGGAAGCGGAAATTTTGAAGCCTATGCTAACAGAGATTCTTTAAAATATAGAAATGTTTACGGTTTAGAAAACATACCAACAATGTACAGAGGCACCATTAGAAAAGTTGGTTTTTCTAGAGCATGGAATATTTTTGTGCAATTGGGTATGACAGATGATACATACATCATAGAAAATTCTGATAAAATGAGCTACAGAGATTTTGTAAATCTATTTTTAGCCTATTCACCTTCAGATTCTGTTGAACTAAAACTACGTTCTTATTTAAAAATTGATCAAGATGATATAATGTGGCAAAAATTAGTTGAGCTTGATCTTTTTAATCCTAAGAAAATTATTGGTTTAAAAAACGCAACCCCTGCACAAATGCTGCAAAAAATTTTAGAAGATTCTTGGACATTGCAAGAAGATGATAAAGACATGATTGTTATGCAACATTTATTTGGTTACGAATTAAACGGAGAAAAAAAACAAATAGAAAGTAGCTTGGTTGTTATTGGCGAAAATCAAAAATATACTGCTATGGCAAAAACCGTTGGTTTACCGGTTGCAATTGCTGCTTTAAAGATTTTAAAAGGCGAAATTAAAACTCCGGGAGTACAACTACCTATTTCTAAAGAAGTGTACGAGCCAATTTTAAAAGAATTAGAAAATTACGGAATAAAATTTAAAGAAAAAGAAGTGCCTTATTTAGGTTATAATCCAAATAACGTTATTGGCTAA
- a CDS encoding Crp/Fnr family transcriptional regulator, with translation MNDIRPINKGFEDFKLLPYLQSLNKPINDQLIFEIDVKKNDYIYLPPNKDNFIYEIITGSVKLGGYSDDGDSFVYEVLPHNEFFGNLKYLNGIFNEYAKALIDCKIRLYDLDFFKNLTTTEPAVTNWFISYIVKRWCSAEVKLKTIKEKNIEDKVKSLQEYYNIEVTNTKGQRFLLSNLLSKKDMGDLIGVTRQTVATTLQKEKQLVF, from the coding sequence ATGAACGATATTAGACCGATTAATAAAGGTTTTGAAGATTTTAAGCTTTTACCCTATTTACAAAGTTTAAACAAACCAATTAATGATCAATTAATATTTGAGATTGATGTAAAAAAGAACGATTACATCTATTTACCACCAAACAAAGACAATTTTATTTACGAAATAATAACAGGTTCAGTAAAATTAGGTGGCTATTCTGATGACGGTGATAGTTTTGTATATGAAGTTTTACCTCATAATGAGTTTTTTGGTAATTTAAAATATCTAAATGGTATTTTTAATGAATACGCAAAAGCTTTAATCGATTGCAAAATAAGATTATATGACTTAGATTTTTTTAAAAACTTAACCACAACAGAACCCGCTGTTACAAATTGGTTTATTTCTTACATTGTAAAAAGATGGTGTTCTGCAGAGGTGAAATTAAAGACGATTAAAGAAAAAAATATTGAAGATAAAGTAAAGTCTTTGCAAGAATATTACAATATCGAAGTTACAAATACAAAAGGACAACGTTTTTTATTGAGTAATCTACTTTCTAAAAAAGACATGGGTGACCTTATTGGAGTCACCCGTCAAACTGTTGCTACAACACTTCAAAAAGAAAAACAGCTTGTCTTTTAA
- a CDS encoding AraC family transcriptional regulator, giving the protein MITIDIIANSQKDLLEQIQQKIGGSIINNWNESILTIDNENAIGTLRFVPFDWGVNLLDFDITLRKEFVFKILAQPEFNPIRFLYPSVGSFKHRFGVDNTEKKVEQFQSLIFTNKSGGYNYLHFIKNEHLNLNLIEIVRKQFLQKRTSNVSSLNKKLYEVFVDTDHENRFSNYGTLNLKMADLIKKLKKVKGKGMLRILKIEAVVYEILSLHIQQHNRLLAGVPLPTSLDKSELKIIRKLSVLILKRPEKDYSLEDLSLKSGLTQSKLQDGFKFLYNRTVTEYIRHVRLESARDLIRTTDLNISQIVYSIGFSSRSYFSKIFREKYDITPNQFKKKLTAVLEQ; this is encoded by the coding sequence ATGATAACAATTGATATAATTGCGAACAGTCAGAAAGATTTACTTGAACAAATACAGCAAAAAATTGGCGGTTCTATTATAAATAATTGGAACGAAAGTATTCTAACCATAGACAATGAAAATGCTATAGGCACTTTACGATTTGTACCTTTTGATTGGGGCGTGAATCTACTAGATTTTGACATTACACTTCGAAAAGAGTTTGTTTTTAAAATCTTAGCGCAACCAGAGTTTAATCCTATCCGATTTTTATATCCTTCAGTTGGTTCTTTTAAACATCGATTTGGTGTAGACAATACAGAAAAAAAGGTAGAACAATTTCAATCTTTAATTTTCACAAATAAATCAGGCGGTTATAATTACCTACATTTCATCAAAAACGAACACTTAAATCTAAATTTAATAGAAATTGTAAGAAAACAATTTTTACAAAAGAGAACCTCTAACGTTTCTAGCCTAAACAAAAAATTATATGAAGTTTTTGTTGATACAGATCATGAAAATCGTTTTTCTAATTATGGTACGCTTAATTTAAAAATGGCCGATTTAATTAAGAAGCTCAAAAAAGTAAAAGGCAAAGGGATGCTTAGAATTCTTAAAATTGAAGCTGTAGTGTACGAAATATTGTCTTTACACATACAACAACATAATAGACTTTTAGCTGGTGTACCACTACCAACTTCTTTAGATAAAAGCGAATTAAAAATTATTAGAAAATTAAGTGTACTTATTTTAAAAAGACCAGAAAAAGATTATTCTTTAGAAGATTTATCTTTAAAATCTGGTTTAACGCAATCGAAATTACAAGATGGTTTTAAATTTTTATACAATAGAACAGTTACAGAATATATAAGACATGTTCGATTAGAATCTGCTAGAGATTTAATTAGAACTACAGATTTAAATATTTCTCAAATAGTATATTCAATCGGTTTTAGTAGCAGAAGTTATTTTTCTAAAATATTTAGAGAAAAATATGATATTACTCCTAATCAGTTTAAGAAAAAATTAACCGCAGTATTAGAGCAATAA
- a CDS encoding alkaline phosphatase D family protein, with protein MKKIIIIVFVAFTVYSCKTTFKSTENNTASKQSTNDKTADFTLAFGSCNKPNQKNLLWDDVAAVNPDVWLWGGDIIYADTEDMAKMEADYNLQKKQKGYDALLKQTKILGVWDDHDFGANDAGVEYPKKEKSQELLLDFLGVDKNSARRNREGVYHSEVIKTAKGSVKIMLLDTRYFRTDISKKSVNGDQENRTILGEKQWAWLENELVNSNAQFNIILSSIQVIAEKHPYEKWANFPLERKKMLDLIVSSKANNVILLSGDRHISEFSKEEVSGLAYPLIDFTSSGMTHASKNFTKEYNPARIGKVVSSISFGVLKINFDKNSVEMEMRGDDDTLQQKIEQVYPLK; from the coding sequence ATGAAAAAAATTATAATAATAGTATTTGTTGCTTTTACAGTATATTCATGTAAAACAACCTTTAAATCAACTGAAAACAATACAGCTTCAAAGCAATCTACAAACGATAAAACTGCAGATTTTACACTCGCTTTTGGATCTTGTAACAAACCGAATCAAAAGAATTTATTATGGGATGATGTTGCAGCTGTAAACCCAGATGTATGGCTTTGGGGAGGAGATATTATTTATGCAGATACAGAAGATATGGCTAAAATGGAAGCAGATTATAATCTTCAAAAAAAGCAAAAAGGTTATGATGCTCTTTTAAAACAAACAAAAATTTTAGGAGTTTGGGATGATCATGATTTTGGTGCAAATGATGCGGGTGTAGAATATCCGAAAAAAGAAAAAAGTCAGGAGTTATTGTTAGATTTCTTAGGAGTTGATAAAAACTCTGCTAGAAGAAATAGAGAAGGCGTTTATCATTCTGAAGTTATAAAAACGGCTAAAGGTTCGGTGAAAATTATGTTGTTAGATACTCGTTATTTTAGAACAGATATCAGTAAAAAAAGTGTAAACGGAGATCAAGAGAATCGTACGATTCTTGGGGAAAAACAATGGGCTTGGTTAGAAAATGAATTAGTTAATTCTAACGCACAGTTTAATATCATTTTAAGTAGTATACAAGTAATAGCAGAAAAGCATCCGTATGAAAAATGGGCAAATTTTCCGTTAGAACGTAAAAAAATGTTAGATTTAATTGTGTCTTCAAAAGCTAATAATGTAATTCTATTATCTGGAGATCGTCATATATCAGAGTTTTCTAAAGAAGAAGTAAGTGGTTTAGCATATCCGTTAATTGATTTTACTTCTAGTGGAATGACGCATGCAAGTAAGAATTTTACAAAAGAATACAATCCGGCAAGAATTGGTAAGGTTGTGTCGTCAATAAGTTTCGGAGTGTTAAAAATTAATTTTGACAAAAATAGTGTAGAAATGGAAATGCGAGGAGATGATGATACTTTGCAGCAAAAAATAGAGCAAGTTTATCCTTTAAAATAA
- a CDS encoding tRNA1(Val) (adenine(37)-N6)-methyltransferase, with protein sequence MSKPFRFKEFTVHQDKTAMKIGTDGVLLGAWCSLGEYPDTVLDVGSGTGVISLMIAQRCDAMTIDAVEIDEGAYEQSVDNFEKSDWADRLYCYNATFKEFADEIEEEEEEYDVIVSNPPFYTDNFETDDNARNQARFTSALSFEDLISNTAKILSKSGVFSVIIPFKEETSFIDLAKKNHLFPTRICRVKGTETSEIKRSLLEFSFIEKEFSLENLTIEISRHEYTEAYKNLTKDFYLNM encoded by the coding sequence TTGTCAAAACCATTTAGATTTAAAGAGTTTACGGTGCATCAAGATAAAACTGCCATGAAAATTGGTACAGACGGTGTTTTATTAGGAGCTTGGTGTTCTTTAGGTGAGTATCCAGATACTGTTTTAGATGTTGGTTCTGGTACAGGTGTTATTTCTTTAATGATAGCACAACGTTGTGATGCAATGACTATTGATGCTGTAGAAATTGATGAAGGTGCTTACGAACAAAGTGTAGATAATTTTGAAAAATCTGATTGGGCAGACCGTTTGTATTGTTACAATGCAACTTTTAAAGAATTTGCAGACGAAATAGAGGAGGAGGAAGAAGAGTATGATGTTATAGTTTCTAACCCGCCATTTTATACAGATAATTTCGAAACCGACGACAATGCCAGAAATCAAGCTAGATTTACATCGGCTTTATCATTTGAAGATTTAATAAGTAATACAGCAAAAATTTTATCTAAATCGGGTGTTTTTTCTGTAATTATTCCTTTTAAAGAAGAAACAAGTTTTATTGATTTAGCAAAAAAAAATCATTTATTTCCTACTAGAATTTGCCGAGTTAAAGGCACAGAAACATCAGAAATTAAAAGAAGTTTATTAGAGTTTTCTTTTATTGAAAAAGAATTTTCGTTAGAAAATTTAACAATAGAAATCTCTCGACATGAATATACAGAAGCTTATAAAAATCTTACAAAAGATTTTTATTTAAATATGTAA
- the pckA gene encoding phosphoenolpyruvate carboxykinase (ATP), translating to MINLNTKSISLENLGIRNATVRYQLTSDELHAETLEKEQGVESSLGAIAVNTGEFTGRSPKDRFIVKDDITKDQVWWSDINLPFDADKFDALYNKVTDYLSDKELFVRDSYACADEDYKLNIRVVNEYPWSNMFAHNMFLRPTEEELKTFDAEWTVVNAPGFMADAAVDGTRQHNFAILNFTRKIALIGGTGYTGEIKKGIFSALNFILPVYKNTLPMHCSANVGKDGDTAIFFGLSGTGKTTLSTDPDRSLIGDDEHGWTAENSVFNFEGGCYAKVINLSKEQEPEIFGAIKKGAILENVIMDDKGEIDFADISITQNTRVSYPIYHIENIKKPSIGKNPKNIFFLTADAFGVLPPISKLTPNQAAYHFISGYTAKVAGTEAGVTEPTPSFSACFGAPFMPLHPTKYAEMLSKKMKDAGVNVWLINTGWSGGQYGVGRRMPLKYTRAMISAVLNGDLGSYTYEDYHIHSVFGVAQPRSCPGVPTELLSPRATWNNDEAYYKTAFKLSNAFRHNFKQFEDVASEDIRRGGPQRYAF from the coding sequence ATGATAAATCTAAATACGAAATCGATTTCGTTAGAAAATTTAGGAATCAGAAATGCAACTGTTCGTTACCAATTAACTTCGGATGAACTGCATGCAGAAACTTTAGAAAAAGAACAAGGTGTAGAATCTTCTTTAGGCGCAATTGCGGTTAATACCGGAGAGTTTACAGGAAGATCACCAAAAGATAGGTTTATCGTAAAAGATGATATTACCAAAGACCAAGTTTGGTGGAGTGATATTAACTTACCATTTGACGCTGATAAATTTGATGCACTTTATAACAAAGTAACCGATTACCTTTCGGATAAAGAATTATTTGTAAGAGATTCTTATGCTTGTGCAGACGAAGATTATAAATTAAATATTCGCGTTGTAAACGAATATCCTTGGAGTAATATGTTTGCTCATAATATGTTTTTAAGACCTACAGAAGAAGAACTTAAAACATTTGATGCAGAATGGACAGTTGTTAATGCACCTGGTTTTATGGCAGATGCAGCGGTAGATGGTACACGTCAGCATAACTTTGCAATTTTAAACTTTACAAGAAAAATTGCTTTAATTGGTGGTACAGGATATACTGGTGAAATTAAAAAAGGAATTTTTTCTGCTTTGAATTTTATCTTACCAGTTTATAAAAACACTTTACCAATGCATTGTTCTGCAAACGTTGGTAAAGATGGTGATACGGCTATTTTCTTCGGATTATCTGGTACAGGTAAAACAACACTTTCTACAGATCCAGATAGAAGTTTAATTGGTGATGATGAGCACGGTTGGACTGCAGAAAACTCTGTTTTTAACTTTGAAGGAGGTTGTTATGCCAAAGTAATAAACCTTTCTAAAGAGCAAGAACCAGAAATTTTTGGAGCCATTAAAAAAGGAGCAATCTTAGAAAATGTTATTATGGACGATAAAGGTGAAATAGACTTTGCAGACATATCAATAACACAAAATACTAGAGTTAGTTATCCAATTTATCATATAGAAAATATTAAAAAACCATCAATTGGTAAAAATCCTAAAAATATTTTCTTTTTAACGGCAGATGCTTTTGGTGTGTTGCCTCCAATATCTAAATTAACACCTAACCAAGCTGCATATCACTTTATATCTGGTTATACAGCTAAAGTTGCAGGTACAGAAGCAGGTGTAACAGAACCAACACCAAGTTTTTCTGCGTGTTTTGGTGCGCCTTTTATGCCTTTACATCCAACTAAATATGCAGAAATGCTTAGTAAGAAGATGAAAGATGCAGGTGTAAACGTGTGGTTAATTAATACAGGTTGGTCTGGTGGACAATATGGTGTTGGTAGAAGAATGCCATTAAAATATACAAGAGCAATGATTTCTGCTGTTTTAAACGGCGATTTAGGAAGTTACACATACGAAGATTATCATATTCACTCTGTTTTTGGTGTGGCGCAACCTAGAAGTTGTCCTGGTGTACCAACGGAATTATTAAGTCCGAGAGCTACATGGAACAATGATGAAGCCTACTATAAAACAGCTTTTAAATTATCTAATGCATTTAGACACAACTTTAAACAATTTGAAGATGTAGCTAGTGAAGACATCCGAAGAGGAGGACCACAGCGTTATGCTTTTTAG
- a CDS encoding YtxH domain-containing protein codes for MSNSSNTVVGLLAGTVIGATLGILFAPDKGEKTRKRISEEAIAAKDKMTERASELQSQVSSTVSDKKETLDTQLENVVSNVSHKAEDVITTLEKKLKELKEKNKKLQKSV; via the coding sequence ATGAGCAATAGTAGCAACACAGTAGTAGGTTTATTAGCAGGTACAGTAATAGGGGCAACCTTAGGTATTTTATTTGCACCAGATAAAGGAGAAAAAACAAGAAAGAGAATTTCTGAAGAAGCGATTGCAGCAAAAGACAAAATGACAGAAAGAGCTTCCGAATTGCAAAGTCAAGTTTCTTCTACTGTTTCAGACAAAAAAGAAACTTTAGATACGCAATTAGAAAATGTAGTTTCTAACGTTAGTCATAAAGCAGAAGATGTAATTACTACTTTAGAGAAAAAGCTGAAAGAGTTAAAAGAGAAAAATAAAAAATTACAAAAATCTGTCTAA
- a CDS encoding ferritin-like domain-containing protein, with translation MKYTEKISNKLNELLEKNYDAEKGYLNSAENVESSNLKIFFKNRASERSQFAKELRTEILSYGQIPEDDGSFKGAMHRNWMSLKSLFSTNDEEAILEEALRGEKASLEEYKEILKEDAFAPSTRKMLEQQQQKIQSAINILMVEEELA, from the coding sequence ATGAAGTACACAGAAAAAATTTCGAATAAGTTAAACGAATTACTAGAGAAAAATTACGATGCAGAGAAAGGATATTTAAACTCTGCAGAAAACGTAGAAAGTTCTAATTTAAAAATTTTCTTTAAAAATAGAGCTTCAGAAAGAAGCCAATTTGCTAAAGAATTAAGAACAGAAATATTGTCTTACGGCCAAATTCCGGAAGATGACGGATCTTTTAAAGGTGCAATGCACAGAAACTGGATGTCTTTAAAGTCTTTATTTAGTACAAATGATGAAGAGGCAATTTTAGAGGAAGCTTTAAGAGGTGAAAAAGCAAGTTTAGAAGAGTATAAAGAGATTTTAAAGGAAGATGCTTTTGCACCATCAACAAGAAAAATGTTAGAACAACAACAGCAAAAAATTCAATCAGCTATTAATATTTTAATGGTCGAAGAAGAATTAGCATAG